From Lolium perenne isolate Kyuss_39 chromosome 5, Kyuss_2.0, whole genome shotgun sequence, a single genomic window includes:
- the LOC127301485 gene encoding AAA-ATPase At4g25835-like, with protein MREYWTALASLMGAVAFMQGFLHAVFPPELRAAVARLLGRMTRSFSPYCYFDVTETDGMSNNEIYDAVQLYLSSTAAPSSGARLSLTRPHNASSFTFGLAASDRVVDAFLGAAVTWEHVVAPRQSGGFSWRPLPEEKRRFTLRIRRGDRDKLLPAYLDHILATAQEIRRRSQDRLLYTNARGGAMDGRGLPWDPVPFKHPSTFDTLAMDPDRKESIKADLRDFADGSAFYERTGRAWKRGYLLYGPPGTGKSSMIAAMANFLGYDVYDLELTEVSSNAELRKLLMKTTSKSIIVIEDIDCSVDLTNRAAVPPPGPKPRPSIDGSVDQDAAGAAAGRSITLSGLLNFTDGLWSCCGSERIFVFTTNHIEKLDPALLRSGRMDMHVFMSYCSFPALKILLKNYLCFQGDAADCAEVLSGLEEWIDAAEITPADVSEVLIKNRRNGEKQAMEELLDVIKARAEKRLIGTAAARKDGEVEEEEKRAVGSPKEGKEPAAGNDSCEVGQDEETDAKKQL; from the coding sequence ATGAGGGAGTACTGGACGGCGCTGGCGTCACTCATGGGCGCTGTGGCGTTCATGCAGGGATTCCTCCACGCGGTGTTCCCGCCGGAGCTGCGGGCGGCGGTGGCGCGGCTGCTGGGGCGGATGACGCGGTCCTTCTCCCCCTACTGCTACTTCGACGTGACGGAGACGGACGGCatgagcaacaacgagatctacgaCGCCGTGCAGCTCTACCTCAGCAGCACGGCGGCGCCGTCGTCGGGCGCCCGGCTCAGCCTCACGCGGCCCCACAACGCCTCGTCCTTCACCTTCGGCCTGGCCGCCAGCGACCGCGTCGTGGACGCCTTCCTCGGGGCCGCCGTCACGTGGGAGCACGTGGTGGCGCCGCGGCAGTCTGGCGGCTTCTCGTGGCGCCCGCTCCCCGAGGAGAAGCGCCGCTTCACGCTCCGGATCCGCCGCGGCGACAGGGACAAGCTCCTCCCGGCGTACCTCGACCACATCCTCGCCACGGCGCAGGAGATCCGGCGGCGGAGCCAGGACCGGCTGCTGTACACCAACGCGCGCGGCGGGGCCATGGACGGGCGCGGCCTGCCGTGGGACCCCGTGCCCTTCAAGCACCCCAGCACGTTCGACACGCTGGCCATGGACCCCGACCGCAAGGAGTCCATCAAGGCCGACCTCCGCGACTTCGCCGACGGCAGCGCGTTCTACGAGCGCACGGGCCGCGCCTGGAAGCGCGGGTACCTCCTGTACGGCCCGCCCGGGACGGGCAAGTCCAGCATGATCGCCGCCATGGCCAACTTCCTCGGCTACGACGTGTACGACCTGGAGCTCACGGAGGTGAGCAGCAACGCGGAGCTGCGGAAGCTGCTGATGAAGACCACGTCAAAGTCCATCATCGTGATCGAGGACATCGACTGCTCCGTGGACCTCACCAACCGCGCGGCCGTTCCGCCGCCGGGCCCGAAGCCGCGGCCGAGCATCGACGGGTCGGTCGACCAGGACGCGGCCGGCGCGGCGGCGGGCCGGTCGATCACGCTCTCCGGCCTGCTGAACTTCACCGACGGGCTGTGGTCCTGCTGCGGGTCGGAGCGCATCTTCGTGTTCACCACCAACCACATCGAGAAGCTGGACCCGGCGCTGCTCCGGTCGGGACGCATGGACATGCACGTCTTCATGAGCTACTGCTCCTTCCCGGCGCTCAAGATCCTCCTCAAGAACTACCTCTGCTTCCAGGGCGACGCCGCCGACTGCGCCGAGGTCTTGAGCGGGCTGGAGGAATGGATCGACGCGGCGGAGATCACGCCGGCGGACGTCAGCGAGGTGCTGATCAAGAACCGGAGGAACGGGGAGAAACAGGCGATGGAGGAGCTGCTCGACGTCATCAAGGCGCGCGCCGAGAAGCGGCTTATTggcacggcggcggcgaggaaggACGGCGAGGTGGAAGAGGAGGAGAAGAGGGCGGTGGGCAGCCCCAAGGAAGGCAAGgagccggccgccggcaatgacagCTGCGAGGTCGGACAGGACGAGGAGACGGACGCCAAGAAACAGCTGTGA
- the LOC127303979 gene encoding uncharacterized protein: MPPRRRSASGYRAVRARPSGRFDAEIRSGDERIRLGTFDTAHEAARAYDTVAWRLSRSRRTMNFHDVWTQEQQRRRRELEQRLLIAERDEALRLEWARQFPEDVAATEAFYAQKEEEKAAAKTKKKEIHLPAPIWQQMIGPNTESICTRVPFRISEPKKLF; encoded by the exons atgcctccgcgccgccgctccgcctccggcTACCGCGCCGTTCGGGCGCGGCCGAGCGGCCGCTTCGACGCGGAAATCCGTTCCGGCGACGAGCGGATCCGCCTCGGCACGTTCGATacggcgcacgaggcggcgcgggcgTACGACACCGTCGCCTGGCGCCTCAGCCGCTCCCGCCGGACCATGAACTTTCATGACGTCTGGACGCAGGAGCAG cagcgccgccgccgggagCTGGAACAGCGCCTACTCATCGCAGAGCGCGACGAGGCCCTCCGCCTCGAGTGGGCGCGGCAATTTCCTGAAGATGTCGCCGCCACCGAAGCCTTCTACgcgcagaaggaggaggagaaggcggcggcgaagacgaagaagaag GAAATACACCTGCCAgcaccaatatggcagcaaatgatTGGTCCAAATACAGAGAGCATCTGCACCCGAGTTCCATTTCGAATTTCTGAACCTAAGAAACTTTTTTAA